A genomic window from Sorex araneus isolate mSorAra2 chromosome 2, mSorAra2.pri, whole genome shotgun sequence includes:
- the LOC101543172 gene encoding zinc finger protein 883-like, whose protein sequence is MVLFEDVAVDFTWEEWQHLDGEQRRLYRDVMLETYSHLESVGHSVIKPELITRLEQRTERWMVSPPVRNFSDIQSEDDLIEHNWKDQYRYFWQDGKTKRKETTKERMDCTNTDNFSSTHIPKAEVNKGVSSPMMPEKPEGYENTDLRIEHDEVNLVQKLVDYRNFYKITNIEHPEMCAGGKHEFPIDSHLSEFNNYQRTRILEKRYASKEYDKTFFKQQRLTEHQRIPTGEESYECIECRKSFSGESGLIQHQRICKGEKSCDCEECRKTFSQESHCTQQKKIHTGEKPFEYNEWRETYFYNTCLMRHQRIHIGNKHYIDQTYRKPYSKKPSLNQHERIHTAIKPYECKECRKTFSWKSQLTEHENIHTGVKPYECKECRKTFFCKLQLTEHERIHTGEKPYECKECRKTFSKKAYLTKHERIHTGVKPYECKECGKTFSSKPSLNHHERLHTGVKPYECKECRKTFSWKLQLTEHERIHTGVKPYECKECRKTFSRKSSLNHHEKIHTEVKPYECEECGKTFSWKSQLTEHERIHTGVKPYECKECQKSFSKKKNLTKHETVHTGVRPYECKECKKTFCFKSQLADHENIHTGVKPYECKECRKTFSKKAYLTKHETVHKGSKPYACKGCRKTFSWKSQLTEHERIHTGMKPYECKECTKTFSRKSSLNNHERIHTGTKPYECKECRETFSWKSQLTEHEGIHKGVNS, encoded by the exons ATGGTGCTGTTTGAGGACGTGGCTGTGGACTTCACCTGGGAAGAGTGGCAGCACCTGGACGGGGAGCAGAGGCGCCTGTACCgggatgtgatgctggagacATACAGCCACCTGGAGTCAGTGG GACATTCAGTCATCAAACCTGAATTGATTACTAGGCTGGAGCAAAGAACAGAGCGCTGGATGGTCAGTCCTCCCGTGCGGAACTTCTCAG ATATACAATCAGAGGATGACTTGATTGAGCATAATTGGAAAGATCAATATAGATATTTCTGGCAAGATGGAAAGACCAAGAGGAAAGAAACAACAAAGGAGAGGATGGACTGCACAAACACTGATAATTTCAGCAGTACCCATATTCCAAAAGCAGAGGTGAATAAGGGAGTCTCTTCTCCCATGATGCCTGAGAAGCCTGAAGGTTATGAGAACACAGATCTGCGTATCGAGCATGATGAGGTGAATCTTGTACAGAAACTTGTGGACTACagaaatttctataaaataactaatattgaacATCCAGAAATGTGTGCAGGTGGAAAACATGAATTTCCAATAGACAGTCACCTTTCAGAGTTCAATAACTATCAAAGAACACGCATTTTAGAGAAAAGGTATGCCTCTAAGGAATATGATAAAACTTTCTTCAAGCAGCAAAGACTCACTGAACATCAAAGAATCCCCACAGGAGAGGAATCCTATGAATGTATAGAATGTAGAAAATCTTTCTCAGGGGAGTCAGGCCTCATTCAACACCAAAGAATTTGCAAGGGAGAAAAATCCTGTGACTGTGAGGAGTGTAGGAAAACTTTTTCACAGGAGTCACACTGTACTCAACAGAAGAAAATTCACACAGGGGAGAAACCCTTTGAATATAATGAATGGAGGGAAACTTACTTTTATAACACATGCCTCATGAGACACCAAAGAATTCACATAGGAAATAAGCACTATATAGATCAAACATATAGGAAACCTTACTCAAAAAAGCCAAGTCTCAATCAACATGAGAGAATTCACACAGCAATAAAACCCTATGAGTGTAAAGAATGTAGGAAAACTTTCTCCTGGAAGTCACAACTCACTGAACATGAGAATATTCACACAGGAGTGAAACcatatgaatgtaaagaatgtaggaAAACTTTCTTCTGCAAGTTGCAACTCACTGAACATGAGAGAATTCATACaggagagaaaccctatgaatgtaaagaatgtagaaaaactttctcaaagaaggcaTACCTCACTAAACAtgagagaattcacacaggagtGAAACCCTACGAATGTAAAGAATGTGGAAAAACCTTCTCAAGCAAGCCTTCTCTCAACCACCATGAGAGACTTCACACAGGAGTGAAACCgtatgaatgtaaagaatgtaggaAAACTTTCTCCTGGAAGTTACAGCTCACTGAACAtgagagaattcacacaggagtgaaaccttatgaatgtaaagaatgtaggaAAACTTTTTCTAGGAAGTCATCTCTCAATCATCATGAGAAAATTCACACAGAAGTGAAGCCCTATGAATGTGAAGAATGTGGGAAAACTTTCTCCTGGAAGTCACAACTCACTGAACAtgagagaattcacacaggagtgaaaccctatgaatgtaaagaatgtcaaaaatctttctcaaagaagaaaaacctAACTAAACATGAGACAGTTCACACAGGAGTGAGaccctatgaatgtaaagaatgtaagAAAACTTTTTGCTTTAAGTCACAACTCGCTGATCATGAGAATATTCACACAGGAGtgaaaccctatgaatgtaaagaGTGTaggaaaactttctcaaagaaggcaTACCTTACAAAACATGAGACAGTTCACAAAGGATCAAAACCGTATGCGTGTAAAGGGTGTAGGAAAACTTTCTCCTGGAAGTCACAACTCACTGAACAtgagagaattcacacaggaATGAAACcatatgaatgtaaagaatgtacaAAAACCTTCTCAAGAAAGTCATCTCTCAATAACCAtgagagaattcacacaggaacgaaaccctatgaatgtaaagaatgtagaGAAACTTTCTCCTGGAAGTCACAACTCACTGAACATGAGGGAATTCACAAAGGGGTGAATTCATAA